TAATCCAAGAAATAATAGGAAGAATCCTAACAAGGCAACCACATCTGGATAGAAGACGGCAAGCGACTGACCTTTGGCGATAATACCGGTTAAGGCATTAGCACCATAGTATAAAGGCATGATGTGAGCGATGGGTTGCAGCCACCCAAGCATGTGATCAATTGGAATTAATCCCGTAAAGAAAATTTGGGGAATAACCACAATTGGAATGAATTGCAGCATCTGAAATTCAGTGTCAGCAAAGGTTGAAATCAACAAGCCCAGTGCCAAGGCAGTGAACGCTAATAGTAAATTGATCAAAAAGATGGCGGGGATGCTGCCAAGAATTTGAATTTTGAATACGATCAAGGAATAACCAACGATTAGCAATGTCTGAATAATGGCGAAAATACCATAACCTAGTAGGTAACCGCTAATGATTTCACCGCGGCGAACCGGCGTTGCCAGTAAACGGTATAAGGTGCCAGTGGTCCGCTCGCGCAACAAAGCGATGCCCGAAATCAAAAAGACAAAGAAGAAGACAATGAATCCCATTAAAATCGGCAACAGGGTGTCAAAGTAAGTTGAGTCGGCAGAGCCATATCGGTAATGGGTTGTTAACGTGTAACTCGGTGTTTTTGGCTGATGGGGTTCTGGAATTTGGGCTGCGCCGTGCGTGGCCTGTTTGAGAGCTGTCGCAAGCTTTTGTAAGGTGGTTGCTTGGATCTTAAGCGCTGTGGCAGCGGCTTGCATTTTTAGTTTGATAGAAGCGGCTTGCAAGGTTTGTTTCAGAATCGCGCTTTTTCCTTGATCAGCGTTGGCCAACGTCAGGGTCAGCTTATCGCCATCCTGCGTGAGTACACCGGCATAATCATGAGCCTTGATTAATGCGATGGGTTGGTCATTTTTGACCTGATGCAATCGAACGTGTTTGGTATCGATCGCCTTTGTTAGTGCCGAATCAACAGCATGAACTGCTAAATCAGCCTTGGTGTCCGTATTGGATTGAAAAAGAAAAAAGATCAACGTCATGATAAATAAAGGCGCGATAAACATCAGGGCTAACGTGCGTTTATCACGGAACATTTCTTTTAAAATCCGATTAATCAACGCTTCAATGCGCATCTTGCTGCCTCCCTGCGGCTAAAAAGACCGCTTCAATCGAGTCCGTTTGATAATCTGCCTTTAATTGTGCCGGTGTCCCTTGGGCAATGGCAGTCCCGTTGCGAATCATCAATAACGTGTCCGCTTCTTCGGCATCAGCCATGACGTGGGTCGTTAAAATAATGGCGACACCCTGATCCGCCAGACGATGCAATTCATGCCAAATCTGTTGGCGCAGCTCAGGGTCAATGCCAACGGTCGGTTCATCTAAAATCAACAACTGCGGTTGACTGATGAGGGCGATGGCGAGCGATAATCGGCGCTTCATCCCGCCTGAATAATCCTTAACTGGTTGCTTTAAGGCCGGTTGCAGATTGACGACATTAGCAGCATAAGCCATTTGTTTGGTAATCTGCGCGTGTGGGACGCCTTGCATTTTGGCAAAAAATGTCAGGTTCTCGGCACCGGTTAAACTTTCATATAAAGCATCAGTCTGAGCCATGAAGCCGATTTTCGCGAGTAGGGGACGATTCGGCACGGCTTGCCCTAAAACGCTGACTTGTCCGGTGCGTGGGCGCAACATACCCATAATGGTACTGACTAAAGTGGTTTTGCCAGCACCGCTAGGACCGATTAAAGCAAGAATTTGACCATGATTTAAGGTCAAGTTGATGTCCTTAAGCACGATCTGTTTACCATAGCCTTGGGTGAGGGCGCTGACCTGAACAGCTTGATTTGTTTGCATATTATCGCGTCACTTTCTCAATAATATAGTGAGTGCTCACTCACTTGCCATTATCGCCAATTTTGGGGTAAAAGCAACTAAAAGTTTAAAAGTCATCAGCCAAATCAATCAGATTGTTGTCAAAAGGATGGCATCTAAAAGCTGCTTCAAGCTGTGTTATAGCGACTGAAACCGCTTATGCTCCCGTTTCTGGCCGCGCCTGTGCACACCTCGTGGTATAATTATTCAGAAGTTTGATTCTAAACCACAATGGAGGAACGCGGATGCGCACCTATCTGACAAATTTATTAACTTGGTCCACCTTGATCAATCTGGTTGACATCCTCGTCGTCTGGTATGTCATTTATCGTTTGATCATGCTTGTTCGCGGTACAAAAGCGGTTCAGCTTCTGAAAGGCGTTTTTGTCATTGCTGCGATCAAGATTATTTCTTGGTTCCTTCAGTTGAAGACGGTCGGTTATTTAACTGATTTGGTTATTACTTGGAGTGTGCCAGCACTGGTTATTATTTTTCAGCCGGAAATTCGGCGTGGCCTTGAGCACCTAGGTCGCGGTTCCTTGATTTTTCGGTCGAATAATAACCAGCACGAAGTCGAAGTACGGATGGTCAAAGAACTTGATAAGGCTATTCAATATATGAGCAAGCGCCGGATCGGGGCCTTAATGACGATCCAGAAGAGTACCGGGCTGGAGGATTACATTGAGACAGGTATTCCCTTGGATGCTGATATTAGTGGAGAGCTGCTGATCAACATTTTCATACCGAATACGCCGTTGCATGATGGGGCGGTGATCATTCGGGACAATCGAATTGCGGTTGCGGCTGCATACTTACCTTTATCTGACAGCAATCTCATTCCTAAAGAACTTGGTACGCGCCATCGTGCTGCTGTCGGGATCAGTGAAGTGACGGATGCGTTGACGATCGTTGTCTCTGAAGAAACTGGGGAAGTGACGATCACAAATAACAACAACCTGATTCGTAATTTGACGCGTGATGACTATATGAAGTTTCTGACGGCGCAATTAGTGCCAAAAGAAGAGGCGCCGAATCCGAACCCAGTTGTCAGTTTCTTTTCGCGCCGGTTTAAGTCACGTAAAAAGAAGGAGGGCAAGCAATGAATCGCTTATGGGATAATCCATGGGTTAATCGGTTGTTGGCTCTGCTTCTCGCGATTGGGCTTTTTGCTTATGTCAACGTTGAAAGCATCAACAATACCAGACAAAGTGCAAATGATGATACAACCTTGGTTGCCAACAAAACCCAGACCGTGAAAGTGCCGTTACAGGTAAATGCCAACACGGACAAGTATTTTATTACCGGTTATCCGTCAAAAGTTTCAGTTGCATTGACAGGAACGGCTTCATTAGTCACGATGACCGCCAACACCCAAAATTTTCGGATCATTGCTGATCTTACCAAACTCGGTGTTGGCAAGCATCGTGTTCGGTTGAAGGCAGAAGGTTTGAACAAGGATTTGAGTTATTCGATTTCGCCTAAATCCGTGACCGTTGACATTCAGGTTCGGGACAATAAGACGATGCCGATTCAGGTTCGCTATAATAAAGCCAGTATCGCATCCGGGTATGCAGCTGGTGAGCCAAAGCTGTCGACGCGAACAGTGGATGTCACTGGCGCACGATCCGTGATTGACTCGATCGCACAAGTTGTGGCAAATGTCTCGCTGTCGCACAATACCCGGAGTACGGTTGACCAAGAGGTGCTGTTACAGGCGCTTGATGAGAACGGCAATACGATGAATGTTGTGTTGGCACCGCAGACTGTTCATGTAACCTTACCGATTTCTCAACCTAGCAAGAAACTTACCGTGGAGCTAAAACAAACTGGGACTGCCGTGTCAGGACGCACGTATGTCTTGTCCTCTGACACAAAACAGGTTACCGTATACGGAGACCAAAGTAGTTTGGACAAGCTGAGTAAATTAACCGTGGACGTCGATGTCAGCGGTATTAGCACGACGACAACTCGGACTTACAACGTAACTGATTTGAATGATGGTATTTCTGCTGCTAGTCCGAAATCACTTAAAGTGACGGTTAGTGTTGGCAACACTGGTAATGATGATAATAACAACAATGGCGGTTCAACAGCGAGCACCAGTACTTCGAGTTCGAGTGCCGCAAGCACCTCGAGTGCCAGTGAATCAGACTCAAGTACATCAACAAGCGACAATAATGGCTGAAAGAAATGAGGAAGAATTAAGATGACAAAGTATTTTGGTACTGATGGCGTTCGTGGTATTGCAAACAAGGAACTAAGTCCGGAAATGGCTTTCCGGCTAGGGCGGACAGGCGGCTATGTTTTGACGCAGCACAAAGAAGATGCGAGTCGACGCCCATTGGTTTTGGTTGCTCGCGATACACGAATCTCAGGGCAGATGTTGGCTGATGCTTTAATTGCTGGCTTGCTTTCTGTTGGGATTGAAGTGCTGGATTTAGGCGTGATCACAACGCCTGCTGTTGCTTATTTAATCAAGATTCAAGGCGCCGATGCTGGTATCCAGATTTCGGCGTCGCATAATCCGGTTGCCGATAATGGCATCAAGTTCTTTGGAGCGGACGGCTACAAATTGTCTGACGATACTGAAGAAGAAATTGAAGCCTTACTGGATGCGCCAGAAGACAAACTTCCACGGCCGGCTGCTGAAGGATTAGGTACAGTAGACGATTATCCTGAAGGCGCACTCAAGTACACCCAATTTCTTGAGCAAACCTTGGCAGATGATCTGAGTGGCATTTATGTGTGCTTGGATGGCGCAAATGGTGCAACGAGTGGGTTAGTTAGTCGAATTTTTGCTGATCTTGAGACCGATTTTGATACAATGGCAATCAGTCCAGATGGGCTTAATATCAATGCTAACGTTGGTTCAACGCATCCTCAGGCGTTATCGAAATTTGTCGTCGAAAAAGGTGCTGATGTTGGCCTCGCGTTTGACGGTGACGGTGATCGCTGTATCGCAGTTGATGAACAAGGCAATATTGTTGATGGCGACAAGATTATGTTCATTCTTGGTAGTTATATGAAGTCACAAGGCCGGCTGAAGCAGGATACTGTCGTCACCACTGTTATGAGTAATCTTGGGTTATATAAGGCATTAGAAGCGAATGGCATGAAGTCCGTGCAAACGGCTGTCGGTGATCGCCACGTTGTCGAAGCCATGCGCAAAGATGGCTATAATATTGGCGGCGAACAGTCTGGCCACGTCATTTTGTTTGATTATCACAATACCGGGGATGGCATGCTGACAGGCATTCACTTGTTAAATGTCATGAAGAAAACCGGCAAGAAGTTGTCTGAATTAGCCGCACCTGTTCAAGACTATCCGCAGAAACTGGTTAATGTGAAAGTTGCGGACAAGGAAAACTGGCAAGCTTATCCAGAAATCCAAAGTGCCATTGATACCGTCGAAAAAGAAATGGCCGGTGATGGCCGTGTTCTGGTTCGCCCTTCAGGCACTGAACCTTTGTTGCGGGTCATGGCCGAAGCCAAAACCGAAGATTTGGTTTCCCGTTATGTGGATCAAATCGTGGATGTGGTGAAGCAAGAAATGGGCAGCAAGGAAGATTAACTGCTGTCTTTATCAAAAATTTAAACTTTATTTTAACCGAGTTGTCACGGGTCTCATCGACAACTCGGTTTTTTTGTCTGGTGATAGCATTCGCAATTGGCACGTTTTGAAAGCGCGTTCATAAAATTCCAAAACCAGTGTGCATAAGAATTGGGTAAATTAATATAGACCAATATATATGTTTCAAGTATACCAGTGAAAAAATGGTGTTGACATATAGCCTTTTAAAAACTATAGTTAGCTTTGCTTTCAACAATACCAATAAAAAATCTGTCTAAACCAATTTTTAGACAAAAATGAAAAGGATGTTGACTATGTGTGGAATCGTTGGCGTTATCGGTAAAAAGAATGCAACGCAGATCTTGCTTAAGGGATTAGAGAAGTTGGAATACCGCGGCTATGATTCAGCCGGCATTTACGTGAATGACCAAGCCGGCCATGATCATTTAATTAAGCGCGTCGGCCACATTTCCAATCTTGAAGAAGCG
This genomic window from Lacticaseibacillus paracasei subsp. paracasei contains:
- a CDS encoding ABC transporter permease, with the translated sequence MRIEALINRILKEMFRDKRTLALMFIAPLFIMTLIFFLFQSNTDTKADLAVHAVDSALTKAIDTKHVRLHQVKNDQPIALIKAHDYAGVLTQDGDKLTLTLANADQGKSAILKQTLQAASIKLKMQAAATALKIQATTLQKLATALKQATHGAAQIPEPHQPKTPSYTLTTHYRYGSADSTYFDTLLPILMGFIVFFFVFLISGIALLRERTTGTLYRLLATPVRRGEIISGYLLGYGIFAIIQTLLIVGYSLIVFKIQILGSIPAIFLINLLLAFTALALGLLISTFADTEFQMLQFIPIVVIPQIFFTGLIPIDHMLGWLQPIAHIMPLYYGANALTGIIAKGQSLAVFYPDVVALLGFFLLFLGLNLLTMRKYRQV
- a CDS encoding ABC transporter ATP-binding protein: MQTNQAVQVSALTQGYGKQIVLKDINLTLNHGQILALIGPSGAGKTTLVSTIMGMLRPRTGQVSVLGQAVPNRPLLAKIGFMAQTDALYESLTGAENLTFFAKMQGVPHAQITKQMAYAANVVNLQPALKQPVKDYSGGMKRRLSLAIALISQPQLLILDEPTVGIDPELRQQIWHELHRLADQGVAIILTTHVMADAEEADTLLMIRNGTAIAQGTPAQLKADYQTDSIEAVFLAAGRQQDAH
- a CDS encoding CdaR family protein; protein product: MNRLWDNPWVNRLLALLLAIGLFAYVNVESINNTRQSANDDTTLVANKTQTVKVPLQVNANTDKYFITGYPSKVSVALTGTASLVTMTANTQNFRIIADLTKLGVGKHRVRLKAEGLNKDLSYSISPKSVTVDIQVRDNKTMPIQVRYNKASIASGYAAGEPKLSTRTVDVTGARSVIDSIAQVVANVSLSHNTRSTVDQEVLLQALDENGNTMNVVLAPQTVHVTLPISQPSKKLTVELKQTGTAVSGRTYVLSSDTKQVTVYGDQSSLDKLSKLTVDVDVSGISTTTTRTYNVTDLNDGISAASPKSLKVTVSVGNTGNDDNNNNGGSTASTSTSSSSAASTSSASESDSSTSTSDNNG
- the cdaA gene encoding diadenylate cyclase CdaA, which translates into the protein MRTYLTNLLTWSTLINLVDILVVWYVIYRLIMLVRGTKAVQLLKGVFVIAAIKIISWFLQLKTVGYLTDLVITWSVPALVIIFQPEIRRGLEHLGRGSLIFRSNNNQHEVEVRMVKELDKAIQYMSKRRIGALMTIQKSTGLEDYIETGIPLDADISGELLINIFIPNTPLHDGAVIIRDNRIAVAAAYLPLSDSNLIPKELGTRHRAAVGISEVTDALTIVVSEETGEVTITNNNNLIRNLTRDDYMKFLTAQLVPKEEAPNPNPVVSFFSRRFKSRKKKEGKQ
- the glmM gene encoding phosphoglucosamine mutase, whose protein sequence is MTKYFGTDGVRGIANKELSPEMAFRLGRTGGYVLTQHKEDASRRPLVLVARDTRISGQMLADALIAGLLSVGIEVLDLGVITTPAVAYLIKIQGADAGIQISASHNPVADNGIKFFGADGYKLSDDTEEEIEALLDAPEDKLPRPAAEGLGTVDDYPEGALKYTQFLEQTLADDLSGIYVCLDGANGATSGLVSRIFADLETDFDTMAISPDGLNINANVGSTHPQALSKFVVEKGADVGLAFDGDGDRCIAVDEQGNIVDGDKIMFILGSYMKSQGRLKQDTVVTTVMSNLGLYKALEANGMKSVQTAVGDRHVVEAMRKDGYNIGGEQSGHVILFDYHNTGDGMLTGIHLLNVMKKTGKKLSELAAPVQDYPQKLVNVKVADKENWQAYPEIQSAIDTVEKEMAGDGRVLVRPSGTEPLLRVMAEAKTEDLVSRYVDQIVDVVKQEMGSKED